The proteins below come from a single Deltaproteobacteria bacterium genomic window:
- a CDS encoding RNA-binding protein, translating to MGKKIYVGNLPFTSTEDELRALFTRHGGVDSVAVVTDRETGRPRGFAFVEMADANAAADAIKALDGTQLGGRALRVNEAQDRRAGGGGDRGFGGGGGGFRGGRR from the coding sequence ATGGGCAAGAAGATCTACGTAGGCAACCTCCCCTTCACTTCCACCGAGGACGAGCTGCGCGCTCTGTTCACACGCCACGGCGGCGTCGACTCGGTGGCGGTCGTGACCGACCGCGAGACCGGCCGACCGCGCGGCTTCGCGTTCGTCGAGATGGCCGACGCGAACGCTGCGGCGGACGCGATCAAGGCGCTCGACGGCACGCAGCTCGGCGGCCGCGCCCTGCGCGTGAACGAAGCCCAGGACCGCCGCGCGGGCGGCGGCGGTGACCGCGGCTTCGGCGGCGGTGGCGGCGGCTTCCGCGGCGGCCGGCGCTAG